A genomic segment from Nicotiana tabacum cultivar K326 chromosome 7, ASM71507v2, whole genome shotgun sequence encodes:
- the LOC142162391 gene encoding folylpolyglutamate synthase-like has product MTNLPEQFVKGLATAALQGRAQIVPDQLIESEGSGDLVFYLDGAHSPESMDVCAKWFSLAIQGDYKKHNSYGSNRGHNESGASHDSVEMGHHEASKKSSTQFLLFNCMSVRDPQLFLPRLMRACANHGVHFQKALFVPNVLVYYKVGTSMPTDTQVDLSWQLTLQRIWENLVHREKGNDVKNTNQIYSNDA; this is encoded by the coding sequence ATGACAAATCTACCCGAGCAATTTGTTAAAGGGCTAGCAACAGCTGCTTTACAAGGCCGTGCACAAATTGTGCCTGACCAACTTATAGAGAGTGAAGGCTCAGGGGACCTTGTGTTCTACCTCGATGGTGCCCATAGCCCTGAAAGCATGGATGTATGTGCCAAATGGTTTTCTCTGGCAATCCAAGGAGATTACAAGAAGCACAATTCCTATGGGAGTAATCGAGGACATAATGAATCGGGGGCTTCACATGATTCAGTAGAGATGGGCCATCATGAAGCATCCAAGAAAAGTTCAACTCAATTCTTACTCTTCAACTGTATGTCGGTGAGGGATCCTCAACTATTTCTTCCAAGACTGATGAGGGCGTGTGCTAATCATGGAGTACACTTCCAGAAAGCACTCTTTGTACCTAACGTATTAGTATATTACAAGGTAGGTACCTCAATGCCAACTGATACTCAAGTTGATCTCTCATGGCAGTTGACTCTACAAAGAATATGGGAAAACCTCGTTCATAGGGAAAAAGGAAATGATGTGAAGAATACAAACCAAATATACTCTAATGATGCCTAA